From the genome of Bos indicus isolate NIAB-ARS_2022 breed Sahiwal x Tharparkar chromosome 2, NIAB-ARS_B.indTharparkar_mat_pri_1.0, whole genome shotgun sequence:
CGTGTgtgtcctctgtgtgtgtgcgtctcTCTATTTAAACCACAAAGGTTAGCAAGCTACACATACTTATTGTACATATCTTCTtagattatttgtatttatttttttaagtagataatatATGTACgtttttcaaagataaaataatgaaaagatttGCATAGTCCCCCTTGTATTTCAGTACCCTGTCTGAAATATACCGTCCTTTGGTGAGTCTTTACGCATAGAAAAGCAGATATTCAGTAGGAAGGTAcgtatttttgttttcctctgtaacTCTCAAACTGACCTTTCACATGTAATAAGGCAGTATGGAGTAGACGACAAGAGCAGTGGCTTAGGGGCCAGCTTGTTGCATTCATATATCGGCTCTGCCACATATCAAGTGTATAATTCTGGGCAAGTTAGTTAGCCTATCTGTGCTTTGTAATCAGATGTAAAATTATGGCTCAGTATACATACTCTGCTTAGAGTAGTACCACACATAAGGAGTATATGTGTTTGCtactgctattatttttattattagggACAGTGaccaataaaataatattcaagaATCAGTCCAGACCAATTTGACTTATATTAGTGATATATATgaatatggtggctcagacggtaaagcgtctgcctacaatgtgggagacccaggttcaatccctgggttgggaagatctcttggagaaggaaatggtagctcactcctccagtattcttgcctggaaaatcccgtggaccgagaagcctggtaggctacaggccatggggtcgcagagagtcagacatgactgagcgacttcactttcactttcttttcaagttCATTTAACAAAAAGGGATGAATGGGATTTCTCACTTGTTtgaattctatttaaatatttcagaaaacttccaaaaacaaaagtaaagcaaCTAAAATATACTTTGTTGTTCCTTTCTTATGGGTTGATAGGGTTTTTTTTAGGGGGGGTTTGTTTTTGCATGTACGTTTTTAAACAAGTATACTTTCTTTATGTAGTAAAAGTGTCTCAGAGAAAGTGAGGTAGAGGTGACTGCTAAGAATATGAACTTTTTTTGCATAGtgtatcacatttaaaaaaatactttctcatGCGCTTTCTACTCAAATTTGATAAAAATACATATCTATACAATATTAAATTTTAGGTGATAGTGAcccataaagttttaaaattctctggTCATATCTTTTAAGGATAAAGTTATTAATAAGATTTAAAGTTCTTAAGGCAAGCAAGAGGCCGGGAGCTTGATTTATATTTCTATCCAGTTTTTCCATCCTTAGctcttaatgaaaaaaattaagggaaCAACAAAACctctttcccctttccctttgttggttacaaaataatatatattaattgtaggaaatataaaagcagaagacagagaaataattACCTTGAAATTACTATTCAGTTTAATGTTGTAACAGCTTGGTATCGAGGCTTCTTGCCTTTTTTCTCTATGTAGCTGGACACACAGTCCCTCATGTTATTAATTTGTTTGCTTTCTACAGTGATAGCATCAGGAATGCTAtacacagttgttttttttaataaacttagtATTATGATCACTTTAATCATGCTGTTATctataaaatcatttataatagGTGTATCATGTTCCATTGAGCACATATGCCATACTGAAATTTAATTTGTAGTATATTTCCTACTCaagagcatttaaaaataaactatatcaGTAAATATCCTTACAAATCAAATTTTATGGACACACATTATATCCTTATGATCATTTCTGAGACATGGAGTTATTGGGTTGTAGGTCATACtctttttttcatgctttttcaTACACATTGCCAAACTGCTCTCCAGATAGTTGGTACCTTCTGAGTGCTTACTAGCACAGGCATGGTCTTTAGTTAAGTCCTTGCCTATTTGAGGTGCGAATTCCCCTTCTCTCCAGTGCCTCTAGAaccatctcttcttccttccttcccgatttttctgttcttctgtatccttcctccttcccacttCATAGAAGCTGGATTTGATCCAGGTTAGAGaaggagctatttcaaatgctgtttACCTCTCTCCATTTGCTTCTTAGTGCATTTGCTGTATAAAATACTCTTGAGGCTCTTTTTTATGGCAACCAAGTTTTCAAAAatcatgctcttttttttttttcagttttgtaaattctgatttttgctttagtgATTTTTAGTAAGCTTAGTCTATTACGCGTGTGAAGTAACTACAGTGGTTAAGAGAACTACTATCCCTAATCCAGGAGACTGGGTTCAGATTCTAGCTCCTGTTCTTGTTGAAGAGAACAGCTTTCTTCAGGATTTTGTGAGGATTTAAAGAGGTGATGATTGTAAGTGCTTCATACACTGCCTATCATATAGTGAGCACTTGATTGTCTAGCTTTTATTATCATCTCATCTGACATAAGTGTGAGTGAAACAGggattatttttctcattctataTTTCAGGAAATGATATCAGAAAGATGGAATGCTTTTCCTATTGTCACGTCTAGAAAGTGATGATGTCTGGATTTATAACTTATGATCTGTAGGGACTGCTGCAAAGTAGGAAAGCTAAAGTGAACAAGAGTTGTTTCTAATACTTAGGATAATACACAGAAGATCATGAAAAGTTTGAAAAGCTTTATATACAGGGGCCTGAGAGGTAAAGCTTCCAAAAAGTCTTGACTGGCCTACCAGCAAGTAAGTGAGAATAGTTCCAGAAGAGAAATGGTTCCAGTGCCTTGTGGCATAGGACAGGTTGCATTTTAAAGtttaagaagactgagcactaGGATCAAAACATTTAATAGATTTCTCTACTTTGGTATAAATTAGAATGGAGTCCTGTTTTAAGTATCTATGTTGATTAGGTTTTTATCTTAACTTGTTTCCGACAGGGCACGGTGCTGATGTGAAGTGTGTAGACTGGCATCCAACGAAAGGGTTAGTTGTTTCAGGAAGTAAAGATAGTCAACAGCCAATCAAGTTCTGGGATCCCAAGACTGGGCAGAGTCTTGCAACACTGTAAGTGATAGGAACCCCACCTTGATCCTTAAAAAAAGGGGAGCACAGCTGACTGGATTGTTAACTCTTAGCCTTCTTTCCTCTCATGTATTCCTGAAAAAGTAGTGTAGACAGTAGATGGATTCTTATCTATAggccttttatttattaaatatggtTTCTCTCTGAATTCCTCATCAAGTCAGGCTTGATGTTTGTTCTCCCACATACATGTAAATTTAATTTGGGTATCGTGGGGGTGAGGGGTAGGGAGGAGGTGGTTATTACTACCACTCTAGGTTACTCATAACACTGATACACTTGGCACTATATAGAGTTGATATGTGTGCCACGTGTGAGACagccccctttctccttctccctaCAGCTCTTCAGAGGTAGGGAGGGaaaaaacagagggaaacagagaagttttccctctgtttttaaatcagttttaatttttttttctgaggtgTTTAGTTACAATGCAGCCACATcgtaaaattttctctttgactCATCTGTGAACATTCACAGTTCATTTAATATTGATTgattgttgttgattttttttttccaactaagCAGCTGTTTCCTAGTCCCTCTGATTGAGAACTGAGCCACGTCCAGAGTGAGCTGGTTGGCAGCAAGGCTGCTTTGTTGCACAGCTCCAGTGGCCACGAGCAAATAGAACACGTTGTTAATGGTGCTCCTAGGAGACGTGTATTGTCCTGGCCTCAGCAGTTGCAGAGTCTTTAGTTCAAATTAACCCTCAAACTGTCTCAAGTTCTTTTTTAACGTTTGACTTAATAAGAGCAGGTTAttgaatttctaaaatttaatgagttttattgtatattaatttATGTGTTCAAGTGCTTTCCTTGCTTCACAGATAAAATTTTCTACCCAGTTGAAGTTCTGCTGCTGTTTTAAATTGGTCAGTAAAAACTGCTTAGATAATGGacattatttctgtctttgacctatttctttcatgtatattttaacGGTAGTCCTGTAATGTTACATGCGTTATTACTTCTAGGCCAGACTTCTTCCATCTTGACTACCGTGTGCTTTTCAAGAAAATGACCATTGATTTACACTTGTTTTGAATTCTGACCAAGGATTATATTCTTGGTACTTTGTTTCTAGTCATGCCCATAAAAACACAGTAATGGAAGTGAAATTAAATCTCAATGGCAACTGGCTACTCACAGCATCACGTGACCACCTCTGTAAACTTTTCGACATCCGAAATCTGAAAGAAGAGCTTCAAGTCTTCCGAGGTCATAAGAAAGAAGCTACAGGTCAGTAGCTATGATATGCTTCTCATTCTATCACTGTAGAATTCTGACATcctaataattttgtttttctctatgtttTTGTTTACAGCTGTGGCCTGGCATCCTGTTCATGAAGGACTTTTTGCCAGTGGAGGGTCTGATGGCTCTTTGTTATTTTGGCATGTTGGGTATGTGGCACTCACTACATAAAGAAGTTGTAAATTATATGAAGACCACACccgaaagtgaaaaaaatgatagTGTGTTGTATTTTTCTCTGAGTGTTCATATGTCCTGTATCTGTAAACCCAGTTTGGAATAGAAAACATAGCACTTCTCTTTCTGGCTATGGAAGTCATAAAGGGAGAGGAAGACCAACTTCCTTGTTTCCTGTGATAAGGTAATTTCTAAGGCACTTCCCCTCTGAAgtgctctttggaaaaatgttattGATCACAACTGGGTACCTCTGAAACATGTGGAATTGACCAGATTGAAAGTTACCAAGTTTGGTAGCTTTGTATTACGCTAAAAGAAAGTACCTTCTTTGGCAGAGGAGAAGCTGAGTAACTTTTGTGAAAAAGACTGCTTTCTGTGGTGCCGTTACAGAGTAGAGAAAGAAGTGGGTGGAATGGAGATGGCCCATGAAGGAATGATCTGGAGTCTGGCTTGGCATCCCCTTGGACATATTCTCTGCTCAGGCTCAAATGACCATACTAGGTAAGCTTTATGTCAAAAGTAACGAGGAATTGCTGTGTTTATGGAGCAGCTGGAGATAAATGCATATTTAGTCCATTCATAgatgaatgtatttatttattttctaacttaCTTTTAAGGACATGTTCGCAGTGgtttataaatacacatattacAAGGAGATTGAGTATTGAATATGACTTTgttatttgaattttgttttaccttctaatttgaaaaaaactctctacattaaaaatttttagaatggggcattttaaaactttgttgttTTTGCCAGAGGACTGCTTACTACTACTGTTAAGTGCCCAGAGATACACTGAAACTctgctcctctcctcctccctccaaatacttttattttgaCAGCAAATTTTGGACCCGAAACCGACCAGGTGATAAAATGCGAGATCGATACAACCTCAACCTATTACCTGGAATGTCTGAAGATGGAGTGGAATATGGTGAGGTTCTTGCATGTTTATTCTTCTTTGAAATATGATATTCTGTAATAAAAGTGTTAAGTATTGAGAAGATTATGTAAAATGAATTTTAGTTTTATAGTTTATTGATTTATGAATCTCTAACAATTTTTATCAAGTGTTAATTTTATTGGCCCACTACATTCATGAAATCTCTATTAACAATGGCTATATTCCTATTTATAGATGACCTTGAACCTAATAGTCTGGCAGTAATTccagggatgggaataccagaacaacTAAAATTAGCTATGGAACAAGAACAGATGGGTAAGAGAAGTTGTTCctataaatttaactttttctgtaattttacCTGTTTCCTATAATTGTGATAGTaagttattttgaaaatgtcaaaATGATGTATGTTGAGAAGCATTGATAAAAGTGATATAAGCTGTATAATATTTAGAATTTGTTCTTTCAAAAATACATTCACTGGTGAGGTggccattttctttcatttccttggctAACCGCTTCTCTTCTTGGTTGCAGGGAAAGATGAATCAAATGAAATTGAAATGACAATTCCAGGTTTAGATTGGGGAATGGAGGAGGTAATGCAGAAGGATCAGAAAAAAGTGCCTCAGAAGAAGGTTCCGTATGCAAAACCTATCCCTGCTCAGTTCCAGCAGGTGAGCAACTCCAAGGGcaccctcatcccctccccaTGCCCTCCTCATGCGCTGGGGAACTGGTGAGTCTCACTGATGTGCAAGGATAGGTCTCCCTTATATTATCTCATCTGTTGAAGGTATGTCTGTCTGTACTATAGACTTTCTGGAGCTTTCTTCACGTATTTCAGGCATTATTAGACATAGTCTCCATCTGCTGCTTTGCAGTTAGTGCTGAGTTTGTCATGAATCTTCTCTGGATATTCTTTTATTCTCACCTTGTTATTATCCAAGCtattggaagaagaaaagagacttGGAGTGGAAAGAGTATGTTGACATTCGTCAGcatattttttctgtcttccacTTTGTTTGTCCCTCACACAATGTGCAAAAGTGTACACGCCCTTTTGAAGAGGCAGGCAGGCTTTGCATCTTAATAGCATGTGAAATCTTGCAGCTTTTTCAACTTGGCAGTTTCTACCTAGTAATGTGCTTTGCCTAACTCTATTCCTGTGTCACTAAGAATTAGAGAATTAGAGTTAGAAATAAAGATAATTCACCAGCTGCATGAACTTGTATTCACCAGGTTGGAATGAGCTGGTGATATTATAGAATGGTTTTCTCATTCTGTCATTATAATTTACACACTTAGGGTATACTTTAATGTTCTCTTCATTCCCAAGGCATGGATGCAAAATAAAGTTCCAATTCCTGCCCCAAACGAGGTATTGAATGACAGAAAAGAAGACATTaaattggaagagaagaaaaaaacacaagcaGAAATCGAACAAGAGATGGCCACATTACAGTATACTAACCCACAACTTCTGGAGGTGCGTGACACTTTTGAGGGAATTCAAGATGATCTAAGAAAGTAGTGGTTAATGCTTTTTTATTGATCTGCCCttgaggagaaggaaaggaactcTTACATGGGTCAGATGAGCAGTATAATTTCTTATTGCTACATTAGGAAGCTAGTTTCTAGCAGAATCCTGTTTCTAAGACTTTTAAAACCAGACCAGTCAAGCAATGAGTAGACCTCAGTTgaacatacatttttaatagaCAAGGTAAAACCAACAGTTTCAATTTGGAGTCACATATTTATCCATAGATAAAAGAATTTTCTGTTAGCTTTAGAGCAGgtggtttgttctttttttttctaccttgGAAGCTACTTAGAATGATAAAACACTAGTAAATTGTTGTGCTTTCCCCGATCAAGATGGATATGAATAGTCCTGGCTGCTGTTTCCCAGCACCTGGAAAGAAGCATTTTAGAGTCTGGAAGCCTGAGTACCTTCAGAACATATGAATATCATATGGATTCTAGTTATAGTTGGGGCATTAAGAGGTCAATCAATAATGTCTTTATGTTTGTTTTGAGATTCCCCAAACTAAGTGATAGTAATAATGTCATATTTATTAGCatgccttttctctctttctttctagcAACTTAAAATTGAAAGACTTGCACAGAAACAGGCTGAGCAGATTCAGCCTCCTCCTTCATCTGGCACCCCTCTCCTGGGACCCCAGCCCTTTCCAGGACAAGGTCCAATGTCTCAGATTCCTCAAGGTTTTCAACAGCCTCATCCATCTCAGCAGCTGTCAATGAACATGGCTCAAATGGGGCCTCCAGGTCCACAGGGACAGTTTAGACCCCCTGGACCACAGGGACAAATGGGACCACAAGGCCCTCCACTGCATCAGGGAGGTGGGGGGCCGCAAGGATTCATGGGACCACAAGGGCCCCAGGGACCGCCCCAGGGGTTGCCAAGGCCTCAGGACATGCATGGGCCCCAGGGAATACAAAGGCATCCTGGACCTCATGGCCCTCTGGGACCTCAAGGACCACCTGGACCCCAGGGTAATGCTGGTCCTCAGGGTCATATGGGTCCTCAGGGCCCACCTGGCCCACAAGGTCACATAGGCCCCCAAGGCCCACCTGGTCCCCAGGGTCACTTGGGCCCTCAGGGACCTCCTGGTACTCAAGGTATGCAGGGACCACCTGGTCCCAGAGGAATGCAAGGACCTCCCCATCCTCACGGGATACAAGGCGGGCCAGGGTCTCAAGGGATCCAAGGTCCTGTGTCTCAGGGACCTCTGATGGGATTGAATCCAAGAGGAATGCAGGGTCCTCCAGGCCCCCGAGAGAACCAGGGTCCTGCTCCCCAAGGGATGATGCTGGGTCACCCACCTCAAGAGATGAGAGGACCTCATCCTCCAAGTGGACTGCTGGGACATGGCCCTCAGGAGATGCGAGGTCCTCAGGAGATGCGAGGCATGCAGGGCCCTCCACCCCAAGGATCGATGCTGGGCCCTCCCCAGGAATTGAGGGGGCCTCCAGGCTCACAAGGTCAGCAGGGGCCGCCCCAGGGCTCTTTGGGACCTCCACCCCAGGGTGGCATGCAAGGGCCCCCTGGACCTCAGGGACAGCAGAACCCGGCAAGAGGGCCACATCCATCTCAAGGGCCAATACCATTCCAGCAGCAGAAAACAGCTCTGCTAGGTGATGGGCCCCGGGCCCCCTTCAACCAGGTATTACTTATTTCCAACTTGTAGATATTACACTTTGGGAAAATACACTCCACACTGAGGCAGCACTTCAAAATGCTGTGAAAGGAAGGAACAGCTGGTGTAGACGTCTCAGGTAGTGACAGTGGCTTGAGAATAGCATCATGGCTGAAGGAAGAAAGAGTAATTAAGTAGATCATTAAATATATTGCAACAGAATCTTTACTCTCAGCCTCTTCCAGAAGAACTCCCGATTGAATACAGTTCATATTTGTCTCAGGGCTCTAAAAGAGCTGTGGTGCTGAGGAGGGAGCATGGGGGCTCCAGGTCTATTCTGCTGccttttctgggctctttatttcATAGGCTGGTGTTTCATGGGCTTCCAGACAACTGAGCCACTGCCTGCCAGCTCTACTTTTAAGATAGTCTGGGATGTTTAACTCTTGAATATACTGTAGACTATGTTCtcactattttcatttccttgaataCTTTTAGAGATATGAGTTCAGAATTGCATGTTTTCAAATGGTGACCCTTTGGATGAAACTCTATTCAAATTGTTTTTAGTTCACGTATAAGAATATTTTCAAGAGGAAGTATTTTTGCAGAAATTTTCTTGGCTCTCTTTAGAGATTTCTGTTACTGTCAGCCAAGTTTTTTTAAACCCATCTGCTGAGCTGTGCTTGAGAGGTAGTGGAAGTTCAGTTTTCTTGGGCCGAATTACAGAAGAATGCATGGGCACTGTTTGGCTCTGTGGGTTTTTATGTTTTACTGAATTTCATAGTCTGAAAGAATTATTTGGGTAAGAACAACTTTGTTTGTGTCCTTGAAGTCAGTCATGGACCAAAGTGAGTGAATGAACCACTGTTGATTCCCTGGGTCTTCACCTTTTGAAAAGCACTTGATTCCCGCCGAAGAGGGCCTGTTGTGGATGCTGTGTGTAGAACATACACCACCTCTGAGTGTCTGTGATGTGAAGGTGACCAGTGGATTCACCGAATTAAAATAACTAGATTATGGTCCTCTTCAGCACATCTTCCAGAAGTTAAAAATGGCATAGCAATGAAGAATTTGATGGCATTTGAATCTATTTCCAGAATTTATTGGGCACATTTCAGAACTTAGGATGTTTAATAAGTCTAAGTTTACCATCCAGAACTGtcctaaaacttaaaaatattttatattttattaatacagtgtatatttgtgtgtgttttttatattcagttcagttcagttgctcagtcgtgtactactctttacaaccccatggactgcagcacaccaagcctccctgtccatcaccaactcccggagtttttatattatatttatattataaatatttataatatttacctACCTAACCTTATGTTAGTGAATGAACAGCTTTCATTTTGTAGGCTAAAAATATGATGAACTTTAGCTATCACTTTGCGACTGAAATTATATAAACGTGTCAGATTCCAGAGGACAGGTCTGTGGGaacaatttaatgtttttattgtatCATATAGTAGAAGATTTTAgacatgaaaagcaaaatggctctaaaatttaatttacctgtagaaatactggagtgaaaaTGGAGGATTAATACATTAGAGGGCATTTCACGTCTCAGAAGTTGTCTGATGAAAAGCTTTGCTTATATTTCTTATGCTGATATCTGACTTTCTTCACCTTGATCAGGTCAGTTATTTAAGCCAATCATTATAATTGGTTAAATTTAATGGAATTGCTTTCAAGTGTTAAGGTGATAACATGAAAGATGTTGAAAAGAGCTGCCCTCCAGTAAAAGGCACAGGACACAAAGGCGTGTGGACGTTAGTGGTACTGAGTCCATGGTGGCAGTGTTTAACTGCGGAGCTTGAGTGAGTCCTGCCGAGGCTGCTCTTGTAGCTAGTTTGGAATGTGAAAGCAGTTTTGCTGTTGATGGTAGGTTCAGTCACTAATGCATTTTTTATATGAAGGAATGACTAGATGTATATTTGATTATTTGTCAAGAGTCCAGATCCAAGATCACTGGACAGTGTGGGGAATCAGAATTTAGAAATGGCTAggtaaaaatacagaatattatttattctgTGGAACAAGGACTAGGAACAAGCTAAGGTTGAGCTCTGGGGCTGCAGAGCAAGGAGGTTATGAGGATCAGAGCAGCAAGTACATGTCAGACAGAAGCTGTGAGAACTCAGGAGCCCTGCTAGCGAGCAGTGGGTGCTGGGCTCAGGGGAGTTAGCCAGTAGAGAGAAGGCAGTGAAAGGAGAGAGCAGTGAGTGAGCGCCTTGCTCAGCAGGGGGCCCTTTCCTATGCTCCTGCCCCCATCTTTTAAACCTAGTCATAACCTTTTGAGAGGATGAATTATTTTCTGTAGCTGGAAAGGGATTATGGATGCAAGAGCAGAGTTTACCTGTCCTGGAAGGTCTCCAGGTCTTTACTTTTGCCAGAAGTTCCATCTCTGTGTAGTGTTGTTTTTATGTTATGATTTCCGACTTTCCATTGAGGTTTTGGCTTGGAATTACAACTGAAGATCTAGCTTTAAATAAACCTATCAGCAGGTTTGaaatatatgtttccttttattaTGGTCAGAGAAATATCTTCTTTCCCCCAATATAAGGACGGTTCTGCTAGCTGTTTATGTATTGCTGGAAGATTTGCGGCAACGTAGTATTTTTATCTTGTCACATTATGATAAAATTGCTGTTCATGAAGCATAAGCCTTTGATTTCACACCCCCGCTTTAAACACATCTTTTCAGGAAGGACAGAATGCAGGCCCCCCACCCTTGATACCAGGACTAGGGCAGCAGGGAGCACAAGGTCGCATCCCCCCTCTTAACCCTGGACAAGGACCTGGCCCTAACAAAGGTAAATATCTGCTCGGCTGAATAAGAGATTATATTCTACCTCCTTTGGGTAAATTTTTCAATAGTTTTACTGGTAAGTAATTGATAGAATGTGATCATTTGAACCTCTAGGAAAAATAAGAGCATAGTCAATTCGGTCATAGCTTTGCCTTATGCTGTCTTCATAGATTTGTTTTGGTTAGCCTGAATGCTGCGCAGAGGGCACAACTCCTCACTACCAGAGGCGGGAGATGAAACCGCTTGGACAGCCACCAGGAGAGCAGGGCCTGTGCTGCAAGCCAGCCTTGTCCTCCTGGGAATGGGAGTGGTTCCTGTGTTAATCCAATGCAAGTGTATCTTTTTAGCATGCCAGAAAACTGAACTGTTTCGGTCTGAGTTTTTGATGGGATAAGGAATTCAGTTTTAGCAGTGTTTCTAGTAttatccctccttcccctcaAGTTGTGTCAGGCAGTGTTTCCTGGTGGCATTGTTCTGTACCTTTGAGAGGACGAAAGCTGTGTTCCAGTGTGTTGTGCCCCAGGTTGTGGATACTGTGAAAAGCAGAGTTAAGAATTTTCAGTGTAGGCTCTGTGGACATTAAGAATCAACCCTGAGTATCAACAGGGGGCACGTGCAGGAGCCACCATCTTGTTTTGCAAGGTGTTCAGCTCTCCCAGGAGTGTGGGAAGAGCAGGAGTGCAGTGGGGAGGGGCAGCGGCTGGAGGCAGTtagagggtggggctgggagggacgTGGATGGATGGAGTTGCTGCCTTTTCACGGAGGAACACACCAGAGAATCATGAATATCGTGGAGACATCACTGCAGAGAAAGAGACCCCTTTTCAGTTGTAATTGGCTAAGCCCACAGCACCTTGTAGTACATGTGAGGTTCTGCCCAGATTTGATCAGATTAGGCAAAGTCCTTGTCAGCATATTCAACCCCGGGGCTTTGGGAATTTAAAGCTTAGCTGTGAATTTATGCTATTTGTTAGAAATAGGAAGGGAGAGGTAAAAGAATTAGGAGAATGTTTCTTCTAGTCTTACCAAGTGGAAGTGGTGACCACCAGGGAAAAAGAAAGCATCAAGAGCCAATCTCTGGATTTGGGGACCCTGAGAAAAGAAGTCTGTTACCCACAAGGTACAGCCATCAGCAAACTGAGagcctgcctctctccctctcccctacc
Proteins encoded in this window:
- the WDR33 gene encoding pre-mRNA 3' end processing protein WDR33 isoform X3, which produces MATEIGSPPRFFHMPRFQHQAPRQLFYKRPDFAQQQAMQQLTFDGKRMRKAVNRKTIDYNPSVIKYLENRIWQRDQRDMRAIQPDAGYYNDLVPPIGMLNNPMNAVTTKFVRTSTNKVKCPVFVVRWTPEGRRLVTGASSGEFTLWNGLTFNFETILQAHDSPVRAMTWSHNDMWMLTADHGGYVKYWQSNMNNVKMFQAHKEAIREASFSPTDNKFATCSDDGTVRIWDFLRCHEERILRGHGADVKCVDWHPTKGLVVSGSKDSQQPIKFWDPKTGQSLATLHAHKNTVMEVKLNLNGNWLLTASRDHLCKLFDIRNLKEELQVFRGHKKEATAVAWHPVHEGLFASGGSDGSLLFWHVGVEKEVGGMEMAHEGMIWSLAWHPLGHILCSGSNDHTSKFWTRNRPGDKMRDRYNLNLLPGMSEDGVEYDDLEPNSLAVIPGMGIPEQLKLAMEQEQMGKDESNEIEMTIPGLDWGMEEVMQKDQKKVPQKKVPYAKPIPAQFQQAWMQNKVPIPAPNEVLNDRKEDIKLEEKKKTQAEIEQEMATLQYTNPQLLEQLKIERLAQKQAEQIQPPPSSGTPLLGPQPFPGQGPMSQIPQGFQQPHPSQQLSMNMAQMGPPGPQGQFRPPGPQGQMGPQGPPLHQGGGGPQGFMGPQGPQGPPQGLPRPQDMHGPQGIQRHPGPHGPLGPQGPPGPQGNAGPQGHMGPQGPPGPQGHIGPQGPPGPQGHLGPQGPPGTQGMQGPPGPRGMQGPPHPHGIQGGPGSQGIQGPVSQGPLMGLNPRGMQGPPGPRENQGPAPQGMMLGHPPQEMRGPHPPSGLLGHGPQEMRGPQEMRGMQGPPPQGSMLGPPQELRGPPGSQGQQGPPQGSLGPPPQGGMQGPPGPQGQQNPARGPHPSQGPIPFQQQKTALLGDGPRAPFNQEGQNAGPPPLIPGLGQQGAQGRIPPLNPGQGPGPNKVLPSGSGDHQGKRKHQEPISGFGDPEKRSLLPTRYSHQQTESLPLSLSPTCVCLHLLPFLPRSSPFLFTAPQPPPLSSSSSLSPPRDQREKGEPRRWPCHPPLD
- the WDR33 gene encoding pre-mRNA 3' end processing protein WDR33 isoform X1 gives rise to the protein MATEIGSPPRFFHMPRFQHQAPRQLFYKRPDFAQQQAMQQLTFDGKRMRKAVNRKTIDYNPSVIKYLENRIWQRDQRDMRAIQPDAGYYNDLVPPIGMLNNPMNAVTTKFVRTSTNKVKCPVFVVRWTPEGRRLVTGASSGEFTLWNGLTFNFETILQAHDSPVRAMTWSHNDMWMLTADHGGYVKYWQSNMNNVKMFQAHKEAIREASFSPTDNKFATCSDDGTVRIWDFLRCHEERILRGHGADVKCVDWHPTKGLVVSGSKDSQQPIKFWDPKTGQSLATLHAHKNTVMEVKLNLNGNWLLTASRDHLCKLFDIRNLKEELQVFRGHKKEATAVAWHPVHEGLFASGGSDGSLLFWHVGVEKEVGGMEMAHEGMIWSLAWHPLGHILCSGSNDHTSKFWTRNRPGDKMRDRYNLNLLPGMSEDGVEYDDLEPNSLAVIPGMGIPEQLKLAMEQEQMGKDESNEIEMTIPGLDWGMEEVMQKDQKKVPQKKVPYAKPIPAQFQQAWMQNKVPIPAPNEVLNDRKEDIKLEEKKKTQAEIEQEMATLQYTNPQLLEQLKIERLAQKQAEQIQPPPSSGTPLLGPQPFPGQGPMSQIPQGFQQPHPSQQLSMNMAQMGPPGPQGQFRPPGPQGQMGPQGPPLHQGGGGPQGFMGPQGPQGPPQGLPRPQDMHGPQGIQRHPGPHGPLGPQGPPGPQGNAGPQGHMGPQGPPGPQGHIGPQGPPGPQGHLGPQGPPGTQGMQGPPGPRGMQGPPHPHGIQGGPGSQGIQGPVSQGPLMGLNPRGMQGPPGPRENQGPAPQGMMLGHPPQEMRGPHPPSGLLGHGPQEMRGPQEMRGMQGPPPQGSMLGPPQELRGPPGSQGQQGPPQGSLGPPPQGGMQGPPGPQGQQNPARGPHPSQGPIPFQQQKTALLGDGPRAPFNQEGQNAGPPPLIPGLGQQGAQGRIPPLNPGQGPGPNKGDSRGPPNHHMGPMSERRHEQSSGPEHGPERGPFRGSQDCRGPPDRRGPHPEFPDDFSRPDDFHPDKRFGHRLREFEGRGGPLPQEEKWRRGGPGPPFPPDHREFSEGDARGAARGPPGAWEGRRPGDDRFPRDPEDPRFRGRREESFRRGAPPRHEGRAPPRGRDGFPGPEDFGPEENFDASDETARGRDLRGRGRGTPRGGRKGLLPTPDEFPRFEGGRKPDSWDGNREPGPGHEHFRDAPRPDHPPHDGHSPASRERSSSLQGMDMASLPPRKRPWHDGPGTSEHREMDAPGGPSEDRGGKGRGGPGPSQRVPKSGRSSSLDGDHHDGYHRDEPFGGPPGSGTPSRGGRSGSNWGRGSNMNSGPPRRGASRGGGRGR